A window of Mucilaginibacter robiniae genomic DNA:
CACCTTTACGATTTTGCACCCGTATTGCATGATCCGGTTTATTACATTTATACCGATGGCGAAACAGGTTTAAGTCGCTATTATAACATACACGTTAATACCGATTTCATTAAGGTTGAGGTTAAACAGGAACTGCCCGAGCTCACTTTTGAAATGGTTGAAAACCTACTACATGGTGATGATAGCCTGGATGCCATCACTGAAATTTTGCCGCTTAGCTGGTTTAAATTTGAAGGTTTCTCAGTAATTACCCTGGAAGACGTAACCGAACGGCATGCTATAGAAGATATACGTGAAGCCATTTCCAGCCCGCATGAGGATGAACGGGAGCTTTACAAACAAGCTATCCATTCGTTAAACATTCTGGCTGAAAGCAATGATGTACAGTTTGGCTTGTTGCCTTTTCTGAAGCTTAATGGTGAGCCGGTATTTGATTATACTTCTTGTTCGCAAAGCATCCTGATCCAATCAGCCAAAAAGCTGGGTATGGCCGAAAGTGTTTTTCATCAAATTGTGAAGCAGTATGAAGCTAAGCCCAAAGTGGTATTTTTTAATTCCATATCTGAAGGTAAACAGCAAAAATATCCTTTCCTGAAAGTGCTGAAGCAAACGGGTATTCAATCATACGCAGTAATCCCGGTGTTTTATAATAAACACATTGCGGGTATTATGGAGGTGTATGCCGAACGCGAACTGGTGTTTTATGAAAACATGCTCTCCAGGTTGGAGTTTGCTATTCCGCTGATTGCTCAACTGCTACAAAACAGTATTGAACACTTTAATGCCCGCATTGATGAAGTAATTAAAGACAAGTTTACCTCCTTGCAACCTGCAGTACAGTGGAAATTTAATGAAACAGCTTGGGAGTGGTTGCGCATACCCCATAACGACGGTAGTAAAATCAAAATCAGCAATATCGTTTTTAATGATGTATATCCGCTTTATGGCGCTATTGATATTCGTAATTCAACCGTTGAGCGCAACCAGGCTTTACAGCAAGATCTAAGAACCGTAATCAAGCTACTGTTGAAAGTGCTGCTTACACTGGATGAACAATACCCTAATTTGCTATGGCAAACGTTGTTTCAAAAGGCGAACGAGTGGTTGCAGATAGTTGATAATTTTGTAAACAGTAGTGATGAAATGCTGATTAATGAGTTTCTGGAAAACGAAGCTGGAAAGGCATTAAGCACCTTCCGGCAAGAACATCCAGAATCGGCAGCTCTGGTAAGCAGGTTCCTGAACATGATAGCGCAAGATTGCGAAGGTCCGGCTTTTACGCAACGTAACCGGCTGGAAGTATCCATGCAGATGATTAATAGCGCAGTTAATGGCTATTTTGAAAAAGCGCAGGAACAATTACAATCACTATACCCTTGTTACTTTGAAAAAATCAGGACTGATGGTGTAGAGTATGATATTTATGTGGGCCAGGCTATCGCTCCCAAAAAGCCTTTTAGTGCTGATTACTTGAAGCAGATACGTATGTGGCAATTAACTTCAATGATTGAAGTATCATGCCTTACCCATACCTTGCTGGAGCATATGCCAGCTGCTTTGCAAACTACGCAGCTTATTTTTATTCATAGTGCGCCTATTGATATCAGCTTCCGTAATGATGAGCGCCGCTTTGATGTAGAGGGCGCTTACAACATCCGTTATGAAGTTATTAAAAAGCGGATTGATAAGGTGCTGGTGCGAGATACGGGCGAACGCCTTACTCAGCCCGGAAAAATTGCGCTGGTGTACTTTACTGAAATTGAAGCCCATGAGCACATAGGCTACATTGAGCAGCTACAAAAACAGAACAAACTATTACCGGAAGTTGAACATTTGGAACTGGAGGAACTGCAAGGTGTGATTGGCCTGAAAGCTTTACGCGTAAGTATCAATTTTGAGAATTAATCGGCTACAATCGGGTTTTAAAAAGTATTTATTAAATTATAACGAGAGCTGTTTTAAAACCTTTTGGGTTTAAAACAGCTCCCGTTTACATAAATGAGGTTTTTTTAGAAGCCTGTATGAACAGTATGATTGTACCGATGGCGATAAAACATCTTTTGTAGTTTATAGCTTAAAAATGATGTTCCGGCACCTACAATCATGCCACCTAACACATCACTAGGGTAGTGAGCACCACGATACATACGTGAGTAGGCCGTAGCCGCAGCAAAAGTATAAGCCGGCGCAATCACATACCACTTCGGGAAGCTCAGGCTTAACGAAGTGGCAACATTAAAAGTAGTAGAAGTATGCCCCGAAGGGAATGAATAACCTGAAGTGTGGCCTTCCAGATAAATTTTATTGTTCCAGGTTAAATAAGGACGTTGCCGCTGCACGTAATCTTTAATACGGTCTGTTACTAAAGTATTGGTTAGTAAAGCGGCAGTTGCAGTAATGGCATTTCGTTTTAATAAATCATCTTTAGTTATAAAACCAGCCGCTAGCATGGCCAGCGGTGTAGCTGCCGAAACTATAATAGCATGATTAGATAAAAATGCCCAACCTTTGTTTTCATTGTTAGAGTTAGGATTAATGAAGTTTAGCATCTTCACATCAATGTTCTGTGATCGGGCTACAAAAGTTAGGCACAGCAACAGCTGTAAAAGAAATAGTTTAAATCTCATTTATATCAATTAGGTTACAACGCTATACTACAGTGTGTACTGATACTAACCAATAATGAAAAGGCGGCTGGGTTTAATCATTACGAATATAGCAATTAAACCAGCCTATTATACGGGTAAATTAACTTTTGGTTAACAATATATTATTAATGGTAATATTTTGACAATTCGTTTGAGTTGTGTGATATTTATAATACAAGCAAGCACAATTTGGGCAGTTAGGTGTTATAACTGGCAATCTCGATTTGGAAAAATGCTGTAAGGAAGCAACAGAAAGCGTGATTATTTTATTAAACTATATGATATTAAACCGATACCTTACAAAAACCTTTGTATTAATTACCGGCCTGTTTTCACTTTATACTGCTACTGCACAAAGCCAAACCCACAAAGACTCAGTTACTTTAGCCATAGATGCTGATTATAACAAAGTAGGTGCAGTGCATCGCAAGCTTTTTGGCGAAAACTACCGGAAACTGTGGGCTGTTCCGGTTAAAATGCGAGTTATGCACTTGCAGCAGGAAAAAGGTGGCCTTACTGTTTTAGAAAAAGGTGGCGGGCTACAAACACAGTCGCTCCGCCTGCGTGATCCATCAGGGCAGGAGTGGGTATTGCGTTCGGTACAAAAATATCCAGAACGGGCATTGCCGCCTAAGCTGCGCCCTACTATAGCTAAAGCCATCCTGCAGGATCAGATATCTACTTCCAATCCTTTTGGGGCTTTAACAGTACCACCGTTAGCTGAAGCTTTAGACATTCCTCATGCAAATCCCGAAATTGTGTATGTAGGCGATGATGCCGGCTTGGGCAAATACCGTGAAAAATACAAAAACAGTATTTACTTGTTTGAAGAACGTGAGCCGGAAGAGTCAGAAAAAACCGACAATACGCACAAGGTACAAAAAAAGCTGTTTGAGGATAATGATGTAAAAGTTGATCAGAAAATTGTGTTACGTGCCCGTTTGCTGGATATGATTATTGGCGACTGGGACCGTCATGATGATCAATGGCGTTGGGACAAGTATAAAGATGATAAAGCTATTACTTATACGCCTATCCCACGCGATCGTGACCAGGTTTATTACAAAACATCAGGCGTTTTCCCTTGGTTTGTATCACACCAGTGGCTTAAAGCCAAATTTCAGCCTTATCGTGATGAAATACGTGATATTAATAGCTGGAACTATAATGCCCGGTATTTTGACCGCTTGTTTTTAAATGAAATGAGCGAAGCTGACTGGAAAGAGCAAATTGCTTACGTTCAGGCGCATTTAACTGATGAAGTAATTAATCGGGCTATCCATAAAATGCCACCTGCTATTTTCGCTTTATCTGGTCCGCAAATTATTCAAACCATCAAAGCAAGGCGCAGTAACATTGCTTGGCAAGGCTTGCAGTTTTACAGTTTCCTGTCGCGCTATGTGGATGTACCCACTTCTGAAAAGCATGAACGTGTTGATGTAACTGAGCAAGCTGATGGTAAAGTAAATCTGGTTATTCATAAAGTAAAAAAAGATAGTTCACTGGCCCAGATCACTTATCAGCGTGTGTTCGATCCGAAAGATACCAAAGAAGTACGTGTGTATGGTATGGGTGGGCATGATGCTTTTTCGGTAGCAGGCAGCGGTAAGTCGCCTATTAAAGTACGTTTAATAGGAGGAGAGAAAGCTGATAGCTTTTATGTAGATAAACAGGTGGATAATAAAAAGAACCTGTACATCTATGATCGTTCGGATGAAAAAAATGTATTACCCGAGCGCTCACAAGCTAAAATACATACCGAAGCTGATACTGATGTAATAGCTTACGATCGGAAAAACTTTTTGTATAACCGTTTCCAGCCTCTTATTGCTGTAAGCTACAATACCGATTATGGTATAACCCCAACTCTGGGTTTTGCTTACACCAAGGAAGGTTTCCGTAAGTTACCTTTTGCTTACCGCCATCAGCTTGAGATAAGTTATCTATCAGGCCGTAAAGCTTTTTTGATACATTACAATGCAGAATATACCAAGCTAATTGGCAACAACGACTTTTTGATAAACTTTACCTCACGCGGTCCACATAACTACAGCAACTTTTTCGGTATAGGTAACAATACCGAGTTTGTGGATCAAAAGAACAATATCCGGTATTTCCGTAACCGATACGATTACCTGTATGGTGATGTACGGTTAAGGCATACGTATGGCGATTGGAAAGTTAGCGGGGGCCTTACCGGTCAGTTTTACCATAGTACTTCTGAAAATAATGAGCCCCGGTTTTTAGGAGCCTATAATCAGCAACATCCTGATGAGCAGGTGTTCTCTAATAAAAGCTATGCTGGCTTGGTAGCCGGTGCATTGCTGGATACCCGTAACAATACCTTGCGTACTACAAAAGGTGTTTACTGGAATACGACCATCAGTGGCCTGCAACAGTTAAACCAGGATCATAGTCGGTACAGTCAATTGGTATCACAGTTTAGCTTTTATGCCAACCCTGACCGGGATTCTATATTAATTATTGCAGCGCGTTTTGGTGCTGGTACCACCCTAGGGCATGCCGATTACTTTCAGCAGCTTAAATTAGGCGGTTCAGATAATTTAAGGGGTTTTCGTACCTGGCGCTTTACAGGTCGTAGCATGTTGTTCAACAACCTGGAAATGCGTTTGAAAGTATTGGATATTAACTCTTACCTGTTTCCGGGCAGTATAGGTATTA
This region includes:
- a CDS encoding GAF domain-containing protein, producing MQTTPFYINSTLAHSEPVETTLSFKPFISHLQKLQENATGIKARFYQYVLTHFQPYINSPMACETDSNVECDQVALDLIFGTLSPVVCDENNYLWALSTPVPNKVFYSTSAFYNFVNRKKEIEVESVVLTSNEQFKKQQLAYIYRFILKHLYDFAPVLHDPVYYIYTDGETGLSRYYNIHVNTDFIKVEVKQELPELTFEMVENLLHGDDSLDAITEILPLSWFKFEGFSVITLEDVTERHAIEDIREAISSPHEDERELYKQAIHSLNILAESNDVQFGLLPFLKLNGEPVFDYTSCSQSILIQSAKKLGMAESVFHQIVKQYEAKPKVVFFNSISEGKQQKYPFLKVLKQTGIQSYAVIPVFYNKHIAGIMEVYAERELVFYENMLSRLEFAIPLIAQLLQNSIEHFNARIDEVIKDKFTSLQPAVQWKFNETAWEWLRIPHNDGSKIKISNIVFNDVYPLYGAIDIRNSTVERNQALQQDLRTVIKLLLKVLLTLDEQYPNLLWQTLFQKANEWLQIVDNFVNSSDEMLINEFLENEAGKALSTFRQEHPESAALVSRFLNMIAQDCEGPAFTQRNRLEVSMQMINSAVNGYFEKAQEQLQSLYPCYFEKIRTDGVEYDIYVGQAIAPKKPFSADYLKQIRMWQLTSMIEVSCLTHTLLEHMPAALQTTQLIFIHSAPIDISFRNDERRFDVEGAYNIRYEVIKKRIDKVLVRDTGERLTQPGKIALVYFTEIEAHEHIGYIEQLQKQNKLLPEVEHLELEELQGVIGLKALRVSINFEN
- a CDS encoding phosphatase PAP2 family protein; the protein is MRFKLFLLQLLLCLTFVARSQNIDVKMLNFINPNSNNENKGWAFLSNHAIIVSAATPLAMLAAGFITKDDLLKRNAITATAALLTNTLVTDRIKDYVQRQRPYLTWNNKIYLEGHTSGYSFPSGHTSTTFNVATSLSLSFPKWYVIAPAYTFAAATAYSRMYRGAHYPSDVLGGMIVGAGTSFLSYKLQKMFYRHRYNHTVHTGF
- a CDS encoding BamA/TamA family outer membrane protein, whose product is MILNRYLTKTFVLITGLFSLYTATAQSQTHKDSVTLAIDADYNKVGAVHRKLFGENYRKLWAVPVKMRVMHLQQEKGGLTVLEKGGGLQTQSLRLRDPSGQEWVLRSVQKYPERALPPKLRPTIAKAILQDQISTSNPFGALTVPPLAEALDIPHANPEIVYVGDDAGLGKYREKYKNSIYLFEEREPEESEKTDNTHKVQKKLFEDNDVKVDQKIVLRARLLDMIIGDWDRHDDQWRWDKYKDDKAITYTPIPRDRDQVYYKTSGVFPWFVSHQWLKAKFQPYRDEIRDINSWNYNARYFDRLFLNEMSEADWKEQIAYVQAHLTDEVINRAIHKMPPAIFALSGPQIIQTIKARRSNIAWQGLQFYSFLSRYVDVPTSEKHERVDVTEQADGKVNLVIHKVKKDSSLAQITYQRVFDPKDTKEVRVYGMGGHDAFSVAGSGKSPIKVRLIGGEKADSFYVDKQVDNKKNLYIYDRSDEKNVLPERSQAKIHTEADTDVIAYDRKNFLYNRFQPLIAVSYNTDYGITPTLGFAYTKEGFRKLPFAYRHQLEISYLSGRKAFLIHYNAEYTKLIGNNDFLINFTSRGPHNYSNFFGIGNNTEFVDQKNNIRYFRNRYDYLYGDVRLRHTYGDWKVSGGLTGQFYHSTSENNEPRFLGAYNQQHPDEQVFSNKSYAGLVAGALLDTRNNTLRTTKGVYWNTTISGLQQLNQDHSRYSQLVSQFSFYANPDRDSILIIAARFGAGTTLGHADYFQQLKLGGSDNLRGFRTWRFTGRSMLFNNLEMRLKVLDINSYLFPGSIGIIGFNDVGRVFTPGESSSKWHDGYGGGIYVEPADLVLLQATLGKSNEGHIVYINLGYRF